The following coding sequences are from one Candidatus Atribacteria bacterium ADurb.Bin276 window:
- the xylB_4 gene encoding Xylulose kinase, which produces MYLLGTDIGTQGTKSVLVNEKGELISEGFKEYGVITPRPSWAEQWPDIWLDAVVETLAECVKKSGVKPSEIAGVAISGLYGGSGVPVDKDMNPLRPCLIWMDRRARAETQWVKDNIPKDTIFGITGNYVDSYFGFTKMMWIRNNEPEVWNNIYQFVTPKDYVVYKLTNQLAIDYSSAGNIGGVFDIKKRTWSDEMCQILNIPRRMLCERIVKSSDIVGPLNQEFSNQIGLLEGTPVVAGGIDAPVAQLCAGVLSEGEHVAMAGTSMCWGSVHGGQYLTPGLVSMPYVVYDDQKIYTFGGSATSGALARWFRDEFGQYEKEVSKNTGISAYTLLELETNGIGPGSEGVIVLPYFMGDRSPIWDPDARGTIMGLSLYHTRAHVYRAMLEAAAYSLRHNMEEAIKVGMKLDPDCWIVGGVAKSNFWVQIFADITGFNMKRLSKDVEAPFGDAFLVGLGTGVFDKPEQIKEWVDFRPVITVNEENHALYNKYYKIFRDLYENTKNIMKELVEI; this is translated from the coding sequence ATGTATTTATTAGGAACTGATATAGGAACACAAGGAACAAAATCCGTTCTGGTAAATGAGAAGGGTGAGTTGATAAGCGAAGGCTTTAAGGAATACGGAGTTATAACCCCCAGACCTTCCTGGGCGGAACAATGGCCAGACATTTGGTTGGATGCAGTGGTAGAAACACTAGCGGAATGTGTGAAAAAGTCAGGAGTCAAACCATCTGAAATAGCAGGAGTTGCTATCAGTGGCCTTTACGGTGGTTCAGGAGTGCCAGTGGATAAAGATATGAATCCGTTACGACCTTGTTTAATTTGGATGGATCGACGGGCTCGTGCTGAAACCCAGTGGGTGAAAGATAACATTCCCAAAGATACCATATTTGGAATTACCGGGAATTATGTTGATTCATATTTTGGGTTTACAAAAATGATGTGGATTCGTAATAACGAACCGGAGGTTTGGAATAATATTTATCAATTTGTTACTCCTAAGGATTATGTTGTATATAAACTGACCAATCAATTGGCCATTGATTATTCTTCGGCCGGTAATATTGGAGGAGTGTTTGATATAAAAAAACGAACTTGGTCGGATGAAATGTGCCAAATATTAAATATCCCTCGGCGAATGTTATGTGAACGCATTGTGAAATCCTCTGATATTGTCGGACCCCTAAACCAGGAATTCTCGAACCAGATTGGGCTTTTAGAAGGAACCCCAGTCGTTGCAGGAGGTATCGATGCACCAGTGGCACAACTTTGTGCTGGAGTATTGAGCGAAGGCGAACATGTAGCTATGGCAGGTACCTCAATGTGTTGGGGGAGCGTTCATGGTGGGCAGTATCTCACCCCTGGTTTGGTGAGCATGCCTTATGTCGTATATGATGATCAAAAAATTTATACATTTGGTGGAAGTGCGACCTCAGGAGCGTTAGCTCGTTGGTTCCGAGATGAATTTGGTCAATATGAGAAAGAAGTCAGTAAAAACACTGGCATATCAGCTTATACTTTGCTTGAATTAGAAACCAACGGTATTGGGCCAGGGAGTGAGGGAGTCATCGTCCTTCCTTATTTTATGGGTGATCGTTCTCCGATTTGGGACCCGGATGCTCGAGGAACGATCATGGGGTTGTCTCTCTATCATACTCGAGCTCATGTTTACCGTGCAATGTTAGAAGCAGCGGCTTATTCACTTAGACATAATATGGAAGAAGCAATCAAGGTTGGAATGAAGCTCGATCCCGATTGTTGGATTGTTGGTGGTGTTGCCAAATCAAATTTCTGGGTTCAAATATTTGCCGATATCACTGGATTTAATATGAAACGACTTTCAAAAGACGTCGAAGCACCCTTTGGTGATGCTTTCCTGGTTGGTTTGGGAACCGGGGTTTTCGATAAACCTGAACAAATCAAAGAATGGGTCGATTTCCGTCCGGTTATTACTGTCAATGAGGAAAATCATGCTCTTTATAATAAATACTATAAGATATTCCGCGATCTCTATGAAAATACCAAAAACATTATGAAAGAACTGGTTGAGATATAA
- a CDS encoding methylcobalamin:coenzyme M methyltransferase yields MNSRERLRKAINHQEPDRVPLDLGGIVSGITRIAYRNLKNELKFPVSSNEYLIDRIQQLIKPDEQILDWFQIDTRYAYQEVPPEIWSKDSPDSIWVDEWGIKRRFTGLYFDMIGHPLSRVESLSDLEKLSWPDPHQDQASYDLLQSQVEKLHQSEKAVIVNIIGSCFEFGWYLRGFEKIMMDLVLNPNLACAILDIMLEFQIGQFEELLSRTGNLIDVILCGDDLATQNSPFVSLDLYRRYIKPRQKKLYDFIKTKTNAPIFYHSCGAVSSFIPELIEIGVQILNPVQVKAQGMDLHKLKKEFGKQIVFWGGIDTQYVLPFGKPSEVRDEVRRRIDELAPGGGYILAAVHNIQADVPPQNIIAMFEEAIHYGRY; encoded by the coding sequence ATGAACAGTCGAGAACGCCTCAGAAAAGCGATAAATCATCAAGAACCCGATCGGGTCCCTTTGGATTTAGGAGGGATCGTAAGCGGCATTACTCGTATTGCTTATCGCAATCTCAAAAATGAGCTCAAATTCCCTGTTTCTTCAAATGAATATTTGATTGATCGAATACAGCAGTTGATAAAACCCGATGAACAGATTCTTGATTGGTTTCAAATTGATACCAGGTATGCTTATCAAGAAGTTCCACCAGAAATTTGGAGCAAGGATAGCCCGGATTCTATTTGGGTTGATGAATGGGGCATAAAACGGCGTTTTACTGGACTCTATTTTGATATGATAGGACATCCGCTTTCTCGAGTAGAATCCCTATCAGATTTAGAGAAATTATCTTGGCCTGACCCCCATCAAGATCAAGCCTCTTACGATTTACTGCAAAGCCAGGTTGAAAAATTACATCAAAGTGAGAAAGCAGTAATTGTCAATATCATTGGTTCCTGTTTTGAATTTGGTTGGTATCTTCGTGGGTTTGAAAAAATTATGATGGATTTGGTACTCAATCCTAATCTTGCCTGTGCAATTTTGGATATTATGCTTGAATTCCAAATTGGACAATTTGAAGAGTTACTCAGTCGAACGGGAAACCTCATAGATGTAATCCTTTGTGGAGACGATTTAGCCACTCAGAACAGTCCCTTTGTTTCTCTTGATCTTTACCGCCGGTATATAAAACCTCGTCAGAAAAAGCTCTACGATTTTATTAAAACCAAAACCAATGCGCCTATTTTTTATCATTCCTGTGGTGCAGTGTCTTCCTTTATACCAGAATTAATTGAAATTGGTGTACAAATCCTGAATCCGGTTCAAGTGAAAGCGCAAGGCATGGATTTACACAAGCTAAAAAAGGAGTTTGGGAAACAAATCGTTTTCTGGGGTGGAATTGATACCCAATACGTTCTTCCTTTTGGAAAACCATCCGAGGTTCGGGATGAGGTACGACGCCGGATCGATGAATTAGCTCCTGGAGGTGGTTATATATTGGCGGCAGTCCATAATATTCAGGCCGATGTTCCACCCCAAAA